In a single window of the Methanobrevibacter sp. genome:
- a CDS encoding adenylosuccinate synthetase, with translation MTCSILVGGAWGDEGKGKCITYLCGNDKPDIIARAGVGPNAGHSVVFNGEKYGLRLTPSGFVHTDAKLMIGAGVLVNPDVLFDEFDKLKKYNVKERMCVDPRCAIITENHRSRDKSSEHLAKKIGSTGSGCGPANSDRVMRTIDLARDVPELEEYITDVSVACNEAIDNGEDVFIEGSQGFALSLYYGTYPFVTSKDTTASTFAADVGVGPTKVDEVINVFKAYISRVGEGPFPTEMSQKEAEEKGLEEYGVVTGRRRRIGYFDMELAKESCRINGATQIALTCVDKLYPNCARTQDYGDLSAETKAFIDEIQSETGVPVTIISTGPDLKDTIDLRKELL, from the coding sequence ATGACTTGTAGTATTTTAGTTGGTGGTGCCTGGGGCGATGAAGGTAAAGGAAAATGTATTACTTACCTTTGCGGCAATGATAAACCAGATATTATAGCTCGTGCAGGAGTTGGACCCAATGCGGGCCATTCTGTAGTGTTTAATGGAGAGAAATATGGTTTAAGATTAACCCCTTCTGGTTTCGTACATACTGATGCTAAACTCATGATTGGAGCAGGAGTTTTAGTAAATCCTGATGTATTATTTGATGAATTTGATAAATTAAAGAAGTATAACGTAAAAGAAAGAATGTGCGTCGATCCTAGATGTGCAATTATTACAGAGAATCACAGAAGCAGAGATAAAAGCTCTGAACATTTAGCTAAAAAAATCGGAAGTACAGGTTCCGGCTGCGGACCTGCAAATTCTGACAGGGTGATGAGAACAATCGATTTGGCCCGTGATGTTCCTGAACTTGAGGAATACATTACTGATGTGTCAGTTGCCTGTAATGAAGCTATTGACAATGGTGAGGATGTATTTATCGAAGGGTCTCAAGGTTTTGCTTTATCCCTTTATTATGGAACCTATCCGTTTGTAACCAGTAAAGATACTACTGCATCTACTTTTGCTGCTGACGTAGGTGTCGGCCCGACTAAAGTGGATGAAGTCATTAATGTATTTAAAGCTTACATCTCTCGTGTTGGTGAAGGACCGTTTCCAACTGAAATGAGCCAAAAAGAAGCTGAAGAAAAAGGACTTGAAGAATACGGTGTTGTAACCGGAAGACGCAGAAGAATAGGATACTTTGACATGGAACTTGCAAAGGAATCATGCAGAATCAACGGCGCAACTCAAATAGCTTTAACATGTGTTGACAAATTATATCCGAATTGTGCAAGAACACAGGACTATGGTGATTTATCTGCTGAAACTAAGGCTTTCATTGATGAAATCCAATCTGAAACTGGAGTTCCTGTAACTATTATTTCAACAGGTCCTGATTTAAAGGATACTATTGATTTGAGAAAAGAGTTATTATAA
- a CDS encoding DUF6882 domain-containing protein translates to MFKLKTIEKEIAIEEGDSFKTILSKYGALALDKQENLSELIGETIGDLDIENAVISFNDIEMPVQILGFYSQDLNQWAWAWDNEDIFGKDLILSALEIKEIGDKFEVPEFNSPLIQADFDFCHTIAMASTSILGFDGYYAVSDDGLDIFVAVKSDSIEENNSVEKFRDTFYTFQKNFNVFPKVAFEAYTKLKGYSFKPHDEFYLAKIGEARVMAGFTERGNITRILMFGDEE, encoded by the coding sequence GTGTTTAAATTGAAAACAATAGAAAAAGAAATAGCAATCGAAGAAGGCGACTCATTTAAAACAATTTTATCAAAGTATGGGGCACTAGCCCTTGACAAACAGGAAAACCTGTCAGAATTGATTGGTGAGACCATTGGAGATTTGGATATAGAAAATGCTGTAATTTCCTTCAATGATATTGAAATGCCTGTTCAAATACTAGGTTTCTACTCACAGGATTTAAATCAGTGGGCATGGGCATGGGATAATGAAGATATCTTTGGTAAAGATTTAATTCTCTCCGCATTAGAAATCAAAGAAATTGGAGATAAATTTGAAGTTCCTGAATTCAACTCCCCATTAATTCAAGCAGATTTTGATTTTTGCCATACTATTGCCATGGCTTCAACCTCTATTTTAGGCTTTGACGGTTATTATGCAGTTTCAGATGATGGATTGGATATTTTTGTAGCAGTCAAGTCCGATTCAATCGAGGAAAATAATTCTGTTGAAAAGTTTAGAGATACTTTCTACACTTTCCAAAAGAATTTCAATGTTTTCCCGAAAGTAGCTTTTGAAGCATATACAAAGCTTAAAGGATATAGCTTTAAACCTCACGATGAATTTTATCTAGCCAAAATTGGCGAAGCCCGCGTTATGGCAGGATTTACTGAAAGAGGAAATATCACCCGTATTTTAATGTTTGGTGATGAGGAATAG
- a CDS encoding ABC transporter substrate-binding protein yields the protein MNKKIIFVLVLVLALILVIGSASMGLFNFLGGDDTVKIGYLPSDHDAALFVADAKGMYNDNNISIELVQFNNGGDLMTAMASGEVDVGYLGITPVLSSIEKGVPVKVISSAQTEGSGIIVTDNSGIQSAADLKGKTLATPGEASIQHSLLVYYLNQTGLTIDDVNVSAMKVPSMNDALKAGQIDGIITYQPYVSIAENQSNAHVLADSSEILPDHPCCVVVASDDFIKNHEDQAKTIVKIHENATEFINENVKDGNADKVVKLLPEDIVSDASLEADSLASFPFISGIDNDFKADVDEFQTLEVSIGLLNKTIPQDKIYWEA from the coding sequence ATGAATAAAAAAATTATATTTGTTTTAGTGTTGGTGCTGGCTTTGATTTTAGTAATAGGTTCGGCCAGTATGGGTCTTTTCAACTTTTTGGGAGGAGACGACACTGTAAAGATAGGTTACCTACCTTCAGATCACGATGCGGCGTTATTTGTTGCTGATGCTAAAGGTATGTATAATGACAATAATATTTCCATTGAACTAGTCCAATTTAATAATGGTGGTGATTTAATGACTGCTATGGCTAGTGGTGAAGTGGATGTTGGTTATCTTGGAATTACTCCTGTTTTATCTTCAATTGAAAAAGGAGTCCCTGTTAAAGTTATTTCTTCAGCTCAAACAGAAGGTTCAGGTATTATTGTAACTGATAATTCTGGAATTCAATCTGCAGCTGATTTAAAAGGAAAAACACTTGCAACTCCTGGGGAAGCTTCTATTCAACATTCCCTACTTGTTTACTATTTGAATCAAACCGGTTTGACTATTGATGATGTTAATGTGTCTGCAATGAAAGTTCCTTCAATGAATGATGCATTAAAAGCAGGTCAGATTGATGGTATCATTACTTATCAGCCTTATGTGTCCATTGCTGAAAATCAAAGCAATGCTCATGTATTGGCTGATTCTTCTGAAATCTTGCCGGACCATCCATGTTGTGTGGTTGTTGCTTCTGATGATTTCATCAAAAACCATGAAGATCAAGCAAAAACTATTGTAAAAATCCATGAAAATGCAACTGAATTCATCAATGAAAATGTTAAAGATGGCAATGCAGATAAAGTTGTAAAACTCTTGCCTGAAGATATTGTATCTGATGCGAGTTTAGAAGCTGATTCTCTAGCTAGTTTCCCATTTATTTCTGGTATTGATAATGATTTCAAAGCAGATGTAGATGAATTCCAAACACTTGAAGTAAGCATTGGCCTTTTAAATAAAACCATTCCTCAAGATAAAATATACTGGGAAGCATAG
- a CDS encoding ABC transporter ATP-binding protein, whose protein sequence is MIFAVKTISLGKSYGDFRALDNLNLRIKKGEIYGLLGPNGAGKTTIIKILCGLLSPTSGEAYILDNKVPNKKISSDIGYMPQETALYSGLTVHQNINFYANLFGIKNNEIKEKETELLKFVDLYDWRNEIIENLSGGMKHRVSLACTLIHDPKVIILDEPTVGVDPELRISFWNYFNKLKEKGVSILLTTHYMDEAERCDRIGLLSHGHLIAENSPKDLIIETETDSLEDAFLKFSRMCDR, encoded by the coding sequence ATGATTTTTGCTGTAAAAACCATTTCGTTAGGAAAAAGTTATGGAGATTTCAGAGCCCTTGATAATTTAAATCTTAGAATAAAAAAAGGTGAAATTTATGGTCTTTTAGGTCCTAACGGCGCTGGAAAAACAACAATTATTAAAATATTATGTGGTTTATTAAGTCCAACATCTGGTGAAGCATACATACTTGATAATAAGGTTCCAAATAAAAAAATTTCATCTGATATAGGTTATATGCCTCAAGAAACAGCACTTTATTCCGGGCTGACTGTTCATCAAAATATAAATTTTTATGCTAATTTGTTTGGTATTAAAAATAATGAAATTAAAGAAAAAGAAACGGAACTCTTAAAGTTTGTCGACCTTTATGATTGGAGAAATGAAATTATAGAGAATCTAAGTGGCGGAATGAAACATAGAGTATCGCTTGCCTGTACTTTAATTCATGACCCCAAGGTGATAATTTTAGATGAACCAACTGTTGGTGTTGATCCTGAACTTAGAATTTCCTTTTGGAATTATTTTAACAAACTAAAAGAAAAAGGAGTGTCAATACTACTTACAACTCACTATATGGATGAAGCAGAACGATGTGATAGAATTGGTCTCCTAAGTCATGGGCATTTAATCGCTGAAAACAGCCCTAAAGATCTTATTATTGAAACAGAAACAGATTCTCTTGAAGATGCATTTTTAAAATTTTCTAGGATGTGTGATAGATGA
- a CDS encoding DUF447 domain-containing protein, which translates to MKFDLSKIGIKSDLQYECITTTINKDGVKNAGAFAFEYLGNDKVHCHIFEGSKTLKNILDTNEYVVNITQDPLVFTYATLDCLGNEYYTDDDSIAIIKNTLAYIIVDVENVEIKTPENFPIKGDSNIYFIYGKIRELVINDERAAAFSRGMSALIESLVNFSRYKIVDEEKRKKYMDELIENQRVINKVSDEKTKKAIADLKFEYEKY; encoded by the coding sequence ATGAAATTTGATTTATCCAAAATAGGAATTAAATCAGATTTGCAATATGAATGTATTACAACCACCATTAATAAAGACGGCGTGAAAAATGCAGGCGCATTTGCATTTGAATATTTAGGTAATGACAAAGTACATTGCCACATCTTTGAAGGATCAAAAACTTTAAAAAATATCCTAGATACTAACGAATACGTAGTTAACATAACACAAGACCCATTAGTTTTCACATATGCCACACTAGATTGTTTAGGCAATGAATATTATACTGATGATGACTCAATAGCTATTATTAAAAACACTCTAGCTTACATTATTGTCGATGTTGAAAATGTTGAGATTAAAACACCTGAAAATTTCCCAATCAAAGGCGATAGCAATATCTATTTCATATATGGAAAAATCAGAGAATTAGTTATTAATGATGAAAGAGCAGCAGCATTCAGCAGAGGAATGTCTGCGTTGATTGAATCCTTAGTTAACTTTTCAAGATACAAAATAGTGGATGAAGAAAAAAGAAAAAAATACATGGACGAATTAATTGAAAATCAGAGAGTTATAAATAAAGTTTCAGATGAAAAAACTAAAAAGGCAATAGCTGATTTAAAATTTGAATACGAAAAATACTAG
- a CDS encoding TrmB family transcriptional regulator has protein sequence MSVNQKTINALKILGLTEYEIQAYIATMSLISATATEISLESKVPRSKVYAVLKSLSKKGFVEIINGKPLKFNVVPPNEVFEKSRSYIKEQLDEAENELNFIYQDQIPSVPAPIWLINGSEKNLKKEMEIISRAKESIFILVGLMFKDESRLLKDNLEKAIKKGVHVRSIFNGSYGEEDIIKEISKLNLEMKITQTPFIKLVIRDKKEMLITFCKIKENKPLPKTAMGIWNQYNEFVEMVYGIYNYIWSTELLMNKIGQ, from the coding sequence ATGTCTGTAAATCAAAAAACGATAAATGCTCTAAAAATCCTTGGATTAACAGAATATGAAATTCAAGCATACATCGCAACTATGTCATTAATTTCTGCAACTGCAACAGAAATTAGTCTAGAATCAAAGGTACCAAGATCAAAAGTATATGCAGTACTTAAAAGTCTTTCTAAAAAAGGTTTTGTTGAAATAATAAATGGCAAGCCATTAAAGTTTAATGTAGTACCACCAAATGAAGTATTTGAAAAGTCAAGAAGTTATATTAAAGAACAGCTAGATGAAGCTGAAAATGAACTAAACTTCATATATCAGGACCAAATCCCAAGTGTTCCAGCACCGATATGGTTAATCAATGGAAGTGAAAAAAACTTAAAAAAAGAAATGGAAATAATATCAAGAGCTAAGGAATCAATATTTATTTTAGTTGGTTTAATGTTTAAAGATGAATCCAGACTATTGAAAGATAATCTAGAAAAAGCTATTAAAAAAGGAGTGCATGTAAGATCTATATTTAATGGATCATATGGTGAAGAGGATATTATAAAAGAAATAAGTAAATTGAATCTAGAAATGAAGATAACTCAGACTCCATTTATTAAATTAGTAATAAGGGATAAAAAAGAGATGCTAATAACATTTTGCAAGATTAAAGAAAACAAACCACTACCTAAAACAGCAATGGGAATATGGAACCAATACAATGAATTTGTAGAAATGGTTTATGGTATTTATAATTATATATGGTCTACTGAACTTTTAATGAACAAGATTGGACAATAA
- a CDS encoding ABC transporter permease, with protein MKFNRIFAVTKRIFTDIKNDKRTMGLIILAPILAMTVFGIAFSGDVENIDVIVVNHDEGFTVHGEGFKSLSQDILSNIDDKTINIQYMDNENQALDKVERGEVYAVISFPPNFTKDVFSGVKNSNSSNSDITVKADESIVNIKTAIYSSLTDAQKITFDKEGFKSPVNINENPVYGKNAEFIDFFVPGIMSFVVYILTILLTLISFVGERVSGTLERILATPLTETEIILGYGIAFSIIGIIQSAILIIIGILVFNITIVGNVLIAILGISLLAIVCQSLGILLSNLADRVEQAIQFIPFVVLPAFLLSGIFWPIEAIPQWLRPLSYLIPPTYAARASRAVMIKGWGIDMIWMDLLALTIFAFIFLTMSVYSLKTKKG; from the coding sequence ATGAAATTTAATAGAATTTTTGCAGTTACAAAGAGAATATTCACAGATATAAAAAATGATAAACGGACAATGGGTCTTATTATACTTGCACCAATACTTGCAATGACTGTATTTGGGATTGCTTTCAGTGGAGATGTTGAAAATATAGATGTAATTGTTGTAAATCATGATGAAGGATTTACAGTTCATGGAGAAGGTTTTAAATCTTTATCTCAAGACATACTCTCCAATATTGATGATAAAACAATAAACATACAATATATGGATAATGAAAATCAAGCATTAGATAAGGTTGAAAGAGGTGAGGTTTATGCAGTTATTAGTTTTCCACCTAACTTTACAAAAGATGTTTTTTCAGGTGTTAAAAATTCTAACTCATCAAATTCTGATATAACGGTTAAAGCTGATGAAAGTATTGTGAATATTAAAACTGCAATATATAGTTCTTTAACAGATGCTCAAAAAATAACATTTGATAAAGAAGGATTTAAATCTCCGGTTAACATTAATGAAAATCCAGTTTATGGAAAAAATGCCGAATTCATTGATTTCTTTGTTCCGGGAATAATGTCCTTTGTTGTTTATATTTTAACGATATTACTTACTCTCATATCCTTTGTAGGTGAAAGAGTTTCAGGCACATTAGAAAGGATTTTAGCAACCCCTCTTACTGAAACTGAAATCATATTAGGTTATGGTATTGCTTTTAGTATAATCGGCATAATTCAATCTGCAATACTGATTATAATTGGAATATTAGTGTTTAATATTACAATAGTTGGAAATGTCCTAATTGCCATTTTAGGAATATCCCTTTTAGCTATTGTATGTCAATCTTTAGGAATATTGCTTTCTAATCTTGCCGATAGAGTTGAACAAGCTATTCAATTTATTCCATTTGTAGTGCTTCCAGCATTCTTACTTTCCGGAATATTTTGGCCAATAGAAGCAATTCCTCAGTGGCTTAGACCATTATCTTATTTAATACCACCTACTTATGCTGCAAGGGCTTCCCGTGCAGTCATGATTAAGGGATGGGGTATTGATATGATTTGGATGGATCTACTTGCATTGACAATATTTGCATTTATCTTTTTAACAATGTCTGTTTACTCTTTAAAGACCAAAAAAGGATAA